DNA sequence from the Malus sylvestris chromosome 10, drMalSylv7.2, whole genome shotgun sequence genome:
aaattttatataaaaacatcTTAAATATTCTTGTTTTCTTAGTTGGTTAATTATCATCCAATGAAATTAGTGAACCATGTCGAAATTGgtatattatttgaatttttgcaatttttttaaaacatattgTATTCTAATGGTTTACTTGtgtaaaaaaggaaaattattagCCAAAATGGATGTAATCTTCTCAGTCATATCATCTCCCACCCACATCAACAAAAGAACaacaaatgaaaaatgttttgccATAATCCAATTAACACCATCTAACATTAAAGATCTAAAATCAACCCAAACAATGTATATATGATGTCTCCCACACGATGACTAGAAGTGCTTAGAATTAACTAATTTACACAAAGCTCTCTTCGATCAGTCGATCTCCATCTAATTTACGTAAATAATAAACTTGACGTGCCTTAGTTCCTAGCGATGGTATGGAGATGTTGCTTGATTCCGATGCTTTCTCTCCTGCAAAAACCTTTGGAGTGATCTCTTCAGAGACGTGCCAGCAACTGGGCTACCCAGCGGAGACATCAAATTTGGTGAAGGTGGTTCTGATGATCCACTTGGAGTAAATGGACTCTTTACCCTCTCTTCCATTTCTTTGTTTGCAAGAAAAATGATGGATCTGGCCTGCAAAGTAccaacaaatttaattaattattggtttaatttaataAGTTATTAGAGGATAACTATTCATTAATATGATTAATATCTGAATAATACTTACACTTCCCCCTTGGGAAGATGAGCTCATTCATCAATTAGTCACTCAAATGTATTGAAAAAATCGACCCTATAAATACCAAATAACATATTTATGATGAACCGTCCACTTATTTAATACGTTTGGATGATTAAGCTATCTTAAACTTTAAAAGAAGAACGTGACGTACCTGAAGCTCTGTAACATCACGAACGCACATCATTCTGTTGTAAAAAATTGTcatctgctgctgctgctgctgctgttgttcTTGTTGCTGGGTTTCATTAGGGTTAGGGAAGCTGGAATCAGCAGAAGGATTATGAAGCTGAAGCTGAAGCTCCAGATTGCAGTTTCTCCTCATGGTAATTTAGGGTTTGGAATCAAAGTTACTACAAAACCAAGAGAATGaaggatgatgatgaagattGAAGAGAGAACAAATGAAGATAGATGCGGAGTGGGTTTTAGATCGATGTGGAGTGACTTTATATATAAAACTGCCATATGCATGCAGCATGCGGACTGAAGGGCCCCACATAGACGTGACTGTAGTCTAGACCCCTTCAAACACGAAACGCACGCACTTTACACCAAGATACTGTTTAGCGGCGAAAAAGCTCCTCTTTTCATTTAATCACGTGTATCATGATTTTTAAACTTGGTTTTTTCTTTAGGTTTCATCATTTAATTCTATTTGTTTATACAGTAATATTATGTGGGCTTATTCTGGTAGACCAAGACTCTGTCATTGTGCGCGAGACCCGTTTATATACTGGGAAACTTCTCAATAATTGTGTTAATTTTGTGAATACAACTGCAATTTCTCTAACTTACGAATTTGACTTTTATGGTATGTATCACTTAGTGGACCGGAAAATTAACAGTTTGATCTTGCATATAAGGAATTAATGAGTCTTTCTCCAAGTTAAATCTTGCATAAAACTAGTATTAGTGTAGCAAGGCccctaattttttctttttttgaacaaaagataaagggagggggtgggcttagtttcacaatggactagcaataatgtgattcaaatttgcctttgtctttggcgagaatcaaacatttgacttctcacttataaatgaagaaTAATACCACTGTGGTACTAAGTGGGAACCCCTAATTTATATCTAACAAAAATAACTAATTAATGCACTGCTACGATATTTTAATCTTTAGGTTTGGTTTTCACAActgttatattttatattttcaatccAAATCATTCGATTTTCATAAAATTGCTGCATACAATTAAAGAAAATTTGATTATTGCCGGATCCTGAAGATCTTGCAATCACatttgttcatcgtatatcatgcggtaaaaaatcattgtaattttttatatttaaaattgaatataaacaatactGGATAAAAACTGATCGGacaatgtacgataaatgaatgtaattgaaggatttttaggatcctcacaaagaggatctgtacgatgaatgaatgtaattgaatgatttttaagATCCTCACGAGGATCCGGCGAGATCCTCTCACATGAATTTCCACTGCTTTCATATTCACTCACGTGTTCTTTCAGTCGGTACCAATTTCCACATCGTCAACATCAATTTGCCTCCCCTGCCCTATCTCTTTTCATTTAGTTAGTATTTTTCAACGCACGATGCAAGTATATCATGCGGTAAAaaatcattgtaatttttttttatttaaaattgaatataaacaatactGAATAAAAACTGATCGGacaatgtacgataaatgaATGTAATTGAAGGATTTTTAGGATCATCACAAAGAGGATTTGTACTATGAATAAATGTAATTGAAGGATTtttaagatcctcacaaagaggatccggcgagaTCCTCTCTCATGAATTTCCACTGCTTTCATATTCACTCACGTGTTCTTTCAGTCGGTACCAATTTCCACATCGTCAACATCAATTTGCCTCCCCTGCCCTATCTCTTTTCATTTATTTAGTATTTTTCAACGCACGATGCAAGTAAACGACAAGGAGTACCGATCGGGACAATAGATAGGAAAAAAAccaaggacaaggattgtctgctctTCTTATTTTCGTGCCCTCTCATGTTTTCTTGTTtatgtggtcatggttaagtcaCATCAagattttatattactatttatttttatcttattatctctataaaaaaaatataaaatattgacgtggcttaatcatAACCATATAAAATAGAAAGGCACATAAGAACACGGAAACAAGgatggcagacaatccttgtccaaaaAAACAAAGATGTAAAATACCAAACTGGAATTGGGACTTTGAATTTGGGTCTATGCCTGGCTGCTTGTCGGCTTGATTACGCTTGAACCGAACACAGAAGTTctgtatatttatttatttatatagacCTTGATTTTGACGCTTTATAAGTCTTGTAGTAATTATTTTATACTGGTTACGTGTCTTACAATTTACAatcttttaataattattttatacTAGTTAATGTGGGTGTAGTTCAAGAATTCGGATTCTCTTCCTTTCTATTTTCTTTATCTATCAGTAGTCTTTTATTTGAACATTTAAGATTAAGTCACATTAATATTTTGTGTTATttcctttaaagaaagaaaactaaaagagaaacaaaagagaGAAAGGGACTGGCGGGGAAGAGAATGTAAGGGTAAGAATCCTATTTAGTAGTTCAAGGGTGTTAGATGAACTGAGTTACTTATGTTTGAGCTAGAAATTGGGTTTCTTtttctcattatttctttgtaACATATATCCTACTAGGCTACTATAATAATTTATGAAGTCCTACTTTAAAAAAGTTCATTatttaaaatcataatttttttgcCACAGTAAATTTGTGCAtgatataatattttttaagtGTTATATATTGTATTATTTTTCTAACCAATTTTAAAGTAAAGTTGATTACTGGAGTACTTCttaactttataaaaaaaaaattgtccattataatttttttggggTAATTTAGATGTAAATGCAACTGCAAATAAAGGGATGTAAGCTTAGAGACCCCCGAAAGAAGTGAAGGTTccacaaataaattaattagtaTTATGAAAAATATAACTATTTATAAGTCAAAGTTTAGTATGGTACTGTGTGGTGGGACTTTAATATGTAACTATTGGTCATATCACGTAAAAAGACAGTCAGGATTAAACAATATTACctcaaaaatagaatttaagAAGCAATCAGAAGTCAACTTAAATTATGACATCTAGAAGACGTCAATTTTTTTCGTTTAAATCATGTTGTCTTTTGCACCATGCCATGTACTACTGTACTAGAGAGTATTAAAGGTTCCACATCATTAGTTAGACAATTGGTTAAATAGTTTTACAAGTTAGTAATATAGTTATCAAATTTGTTAATATTTGATTAGAGTTGTTAAGCTTTCTATTTTATAAAAACAGAGTGTGTAATCATCATTCTTTTAAGTTAATATACAAATatcatatttctctctctaaattctttATAGTTCAGTTTTTCCCAATTACTCtttcttctccattttctcttcgaTTCTCAAATATTTCAATGTAGTTAATAGAGAGAATT
Encoded proteins:
- the LOC126587810 gene encoding protein TIFY 5A-like, producing the protein MRRNCNLELQLQLHNPSADSSFPNPNETQQQEQQQQQQQQMTIFYNRMMCVRDVTELQARSIIFLANKEMEERVKSPFTPSGSSEPPSPNLMSPLGSPVAGTSLKRSLQRFLQERKHRNQATSPYHR